A part of Aspergillus oryzae RIB40 DNA, chromosome 7 genomic DNA contains:
- a CDS encoding aromatic ring-hydroxylating oxygenase subunit alpha (phenylpropionate dioxygenase and related ring-hydroxylating dioxygenases, large terminal subunit), whose protein sequence is MFQILSSFNKSDQSQEKGPEARALPASWYHSSPLYELERRAIFSKRWLLVTHRSRLTKPGDFIRYEEAGFPIFLCLDRQGNLRGFHNVCRHRAFPVVISDSGSANILACKYHGWSYGLNGKLAKAPRFDGVSGFDKEDNGLFSIHVHVDQRGLVWVNLDAKETPTTPWNEDFLGADTQGRLQDFNMTEYKFDHAWDMTIITRYGTQTTLWSVLDD, encoded by the exons ATGTTCCAAATTCTATCCTCCTTCAACAAATCTGACCAATCACAAGAGAAGGGCCCCGAGGCTCGGGCTCTTCCAGCATCATGGTATCATTCAAGCCCATTGTACGAACTCGAACGACGAGCAATATTTTCCAAAAGGTGGTTGCTAGTCACCCATCGATCGCGTCTTACCAAGCCAGGGGACTTCATTCGATACGAGGAGGCCGGGTTTCCCATTTTTCTCTGTCTCGATCGCCAGGGTAACCTACGAGGATTTCATAATGTCTGCCGACACCGTGCCTTCCCAGTAGTGATTTCTGATTCTGGATCGGCAAACATCCTGGCTTGCAAATACCATG GTTGGTCGTACGGGCTGAATGGAAAATTGGCCAAAGCCCCTCGCTTCGATGGTGTGTCTGGGTTTGACAAAGAGGACAATGGCTTGTTTTCTATACATGTGCATGTTGATCAGAGGGGTCTTGTATGGGTCAACCTCGACGCTAAAGAAACTCCTACTACGCCCTGGAATGAAGATTTCCTGGGAGCTGACACTCAGGGTCGACTGCAGGATTTCAACATGACCGAGTATAAATTTGATCATGCCTGGGATATG ACAATTATAACGAGGTACGGGACTCAAACCACATTATGGTCTGTTCTCGATGACTGA
- a CDS encoding uncharacterized protein (predicted protein) → MAYWEAMVAIVTTQSPRSLEYLIPFCKQENHDTLVYPNPWTGASTTIFIYAAEVSTLCRQNRLTKHLSTSLASTEVCENIFHEQLTKAGELEAKVLQYSPPVSGCIKDPDDRFTPVSHLQCLAQIYRFSVLVQLYLTFPDLLQKSNTTMSTLDTDLSNETSQRSLNEIIVGIEKAILSVHSSDFMILHWRSLVRQKLKVLHEFVRLDPVPRALQILEAVWLRADLCVSNRTNTSTQVFIHWLDVMNEERLESIFG, encoded by the exons ATGGCTTACTGGGAAGCTATGGTAGCAATTGTCACCACGCAGAGTCCACGTTCTCTTGAATACCTCATTCCATTTTGCAAGCAAGAAAATCATGATACGCTTGTTTATCCGAATCCGTGGACTGGGGCCTCGACtactatatttatttatgCTGCCGAAGTCAGCACTCTTTGTCGCCAAAACCGCCTTACAAAACATCTCTCTACCTCGTTAGCGTCTACCGAAGTCTGCGAGAATATCTTTCATGAGCAGCTCACGAAGGCCGGTGAGCTGGAGGCAAAGGTCTTGCAATATTCTCCGCCCGTATCTGGTTGCATCAAAGACCCAGATGACCGATTCACACCCGTGTCGCACCTTCAATGTCTGGCACAAATCTACAGATTCTCGGTCCTGGTTCAGTTATATCTCACATTTCCGGATCTCTTGCAAAAGTCAAACACAACAATGTCAACCCTCGATACGGATCTATCAAATGAAACGAGCCAGCGATCACTCAATGAGATCATAGTAGG CATCGAGAAAGCAATTCTTTCCGTGCACTCCTCAGATTTCATGATCCTTCACTGGCGGTCCCTTGTGCGCCAGAAATTGAAAGTGTTACACGAGTTTGTTCGCCTTGATCCAGTCCCCAGAGCTTTGCAGATCCTCGAAGCAGTTTGGCTCAGAGCGGACTTGTGTGTTTCAAACAGAACTAATACTTCTACCCAAGTATTTATCCATTGGTTGGATGTCATGAATGAGGAGCGACTGGAGTCAATCTTTGGCTAG
- a CDS encoding flavin monoamine oxidase family protein (predicted protein): protein MAPPSNEGFLWTPHGSTSGLETDAVQESSPVIHDSYDVVVIGAGFTGLIAARELSQRHDLKVLLLEARDRIGGRTWTARALGEELEMGGTWVHWAQPHLYSELRRYGLHINLKTSAGTAAPTKQMFKQGKATPCEISIEETGDILERIAQSFFTIDGSSSRELMPYPHDPFKRPALWMKYDHLSVQDRLDSLRGFSSWEKDLFESNTSTFGSAPGKDIAFTEALRWYALGGHNMKGVFELAGVYKIGNGGMTSFARAAKLGVRVTTRLGQEINAKYVVSTIPLNCLADVKFYPPISSSRQSAMTKGHINKGAKIHFKLKAAEPGWFVTANSSDSAYVFAFSDHNGTRESEPSGTWCIGFGYNGRLDDKNNHRHIIDHFRKDIYPTGDVEAYVTHDWVNDPYAKGAWACWGPGCATAYLQELQKPHGRVIFASADWADGWRGFVDGAIEQGHQASQCVVASLKSETETLRSRL from the exons ATGGCACCACCTTCAAACGAAGGCTTTTTATGGACTCCACATGGAAGTACGAGTGGCCTCGAAACTGACGCTGTGCAGGAAAGCTCACCAGTTATCCATGACAGCTATGACGTGGTGGTTATAGGGGCTGGGTTCACTGGTCTTATCGCCGCACGAGAATTGAGTCAGAGACATGATCTGAAGGTGTTACTATTAGAGGCAAGAGATCGGATCGGTGGTCGTACATGGACGGCAAGAGCTCTAGGGGAAGAGCTAGAGATGGGAGGAACTTGGGTGCATTGGGCTCAACCTCACCTTTATAGCGAACTTCGCCGGTACGGACTACATATCAATTTAAAGACTTCCGCAGGCACTGCTGCACCTACCAAGCAGATGTTCAAACAGGGAAAGGCAACCCCATGTGAGATATCGATCGAGGAGACTGGTGATATTTTGGAGCGCATTGCCCAATCTTTCTTCACGATCGACGGAAGCAGCAGTCGTGAGCTCATGCCATACCCTCACGATCCCTTCAAGCGACCAGCTTTGTGGATGAAATATGATCATTTGTCAGTGCAAGACCGACTGGACAGTCTTCGTGGGTTTTCAAGTTGGGAGAAAGATTTGTTCGAATCAAACACGAGCACCTTCGGTAGTGCTCCTGGAAAGGATATCGCATTTACCGAAGCACTTCGGTGGTACGCCTTAGGTGGACACAACATGAAGGGGGTGTTCGAACTCGCTGGAGTCTACAAAATTGGGAATGGGGGCATGACTTCGTTTGCGCGAGCAG CTAAGTTAGGAGTTAGGGTTACCACAAGGCTTGGGCAAGAGATCAATGCAAAATATGTAGTTTCTACTATTCCTTT GAACTGTTTAGCGGATGTGAAATTCTACCCCCCAATATCTTCCAGTCGACAGTCTGCGATGACGAAAGGACATATCAATAAGGGCGCAAAGATCCACTTCAAGCTCAAGGCAGCGGAGCCGGGCTGGTTTGTAACCGCAAATTCGAGCGACTCGGCCTATGTTTTTGCCTTCTCCGACCACAACGGCACTCGGGAATCAGAACCATCCGGCACTTGGTGCATTGGATTTGGATACAATGGAAGATTGGATGATAAGAACAACCACCGTCATATTATCGATCACTTCCGAAAGGATATTTATCCAACCGGTGACGTTGAAGCTTACGTGACTCACGACTGGGTGAATGACCCGTACGCGAAAGGAGCTTGGGCTTGTTGGGGGCCTGGATGTGCGACAGCCTATCTCCAAGAACTCCAGAAGCCCCATGGGAGGGTCATTTTTGCCAGTGCCGATTGGGCTGACGGGTGGAGGGGGTTCGTTGATGGAGCCATCGAACAGGGTCACCAAGCATCTCAATGTGTCGTGGCATCTCTCAAGTCAGAGACTGAAACGTTGCGATCGAGGCTTTGA